The Deinococcus sonorensis KR-87 genome includes a window with the following:
- a CDS encoding ROK family protein translates to MQDRTDPADAAGLPSPGPAIGLDLGGTKLAAGLVHHGQVQRRLEVPTPGGLEALLERVDAMVNELQGGTTLPVGLGVPGPVVHGETTFFSNLQGLNDSKVEQVIARRLGRPVAFENDANLAALAEARYGSAKGSRHSVYLTWSTGIGCGLILNGRIFTGRTGMAGEVGHTRIGFFGTMDGSGTLGTLEAYASGASLARDASFVYGRPTGVPDLFVRQQSGDPQAAGLLRNAAAHLGLFLHNLQLLLDPDVVVLGGGLMAQAETLLPLIEHERRNTGALHDFTPLRLATLGQDAGIVGAAELALGTG, encoded by the coding sequence GTGCAGGACCGGACCGACCCGGCGGACGCGGCCGGCCTCCCCTCGCCGGGGCCAGCCATCGGCCTGGACCTGGGCGGCACCAAACTGGCGGCCGGCCTGGTGCACCACGGGCAGGTGCAGCGGCGGCTGGAGGTGCCCACCCCCGGCGGCCTGGAAGCGCTGCTGGAGCGCGTGGACGCGATGGTGAACGAACTGCAGGGCGGCACAACCCTGCCGGTGGGGCTGGGCGTGCCGGGGCCGGTGGTCCACGGCGAAACCACCTTCTTCTCCAACCTTCAGGGCCTCAACGACTCCAAGGTAGAGCAGGTGATCGCCCGCCGTCTGGGGCGGCCGGTGGCGTTTGAGAACGACGCGAATCTGGCCGCGCTCGCGGAAGCGCGGTACGGCAGTGCGAAGGGCAGCCGCCACAGCGTCTATCTCACCTGGTCCACCGGCATCGGCTGCGGGCTGATCCTGAACGGCCGGATCTTCACCGGGCGCACCGGCATGGCCGGCGAGGTGGGCCACACCCGGATCGGTTTTTTCGGGACCATGGACGGCAGCGGCACCCTCGGCACCCTGGAGGCGTATGCCAGCGGCGCCTCTCTGGCACGGGATGCCAGCTTCGTGTACGGCCGGCCGACCGGCGTCCCGGACCTGTTCGTCCGGCAGCAGTCCGGCGACCCCCAGGCCGCCGGACTGCTGCGGAACGCGGCGGCGCACCTGGGGCTGTTTCTGCACAACCTGCAGCTGCTGCTGGACCCGGACGTGGTGGTGCTGGGCGGCGGCCTGATGGCGCAGGCCGAGACTCTGCTGCCGCTGATTGAACACGAACGCCGCAACACCGGCGCGCTGCACGACTTCACCCCGCTGCGGCTGGCCACACTGGGCCAGGACGCGGGCATTGTGGGCGCCGCCGAACTGGCACTCGGGACCGGATAG
- a CDS encoding SgcJ/EcaC family oxidoreductase — protein MTLTDKDAVLYAIRHLVDRWRTLDPQRFAASFSEDAEFTDVVGNTARGRPAIAELHVMPFTRLFREAVIDVGDTPIRFVTPEVASVGVHWTMHGHTSAQGEVLPPRQGILHVVVAQQDGQWWPVVAHNTDHTAVYSRSSAEPAPGHNG, from the coding sequence ATGACCCTGACTGACAAGGACGCCGTGCTGTACGCCATCCGCCACCTGGTCGACCGATGGAGAACGCTCGACCCTCAACGCTTCGCGGCCTCGTTCTCAGAGGACGCAGAGTTCACAGACGTTGTAGGCAACACTGCCCGGGGCCGGCCTGCCATTGCAGAGCTGCACGTCATGCCCTTCACACGGCTCTTCAGGGAGGCGGTAATCGACGTGGGGGACACTCCCATCCGGTTTGTGACGCCGGAAGTGGCCTCCGTGGGGGTCCACTGGACCATGCATGGGCACACCTCCGCCCAGGGGGAAGTCCTTCCACCACGGCAGGGCATCCTGCATGTGGTCGTGGCCCAGCAGGACGGGCAGTGGTGGCCGGTCGTCGCCCACAACACGGATCACACGGCGGTGTACAGCCGCAGCAGTGCTGAGCCGGCCCCCGGCCACAATGGGTGA
- a CDS encoding beta-galactosidase: MTDERSPHLELGVCDYPEHVPQDRWAVYAQQQKALGLTYVRIAEFAWALMEPANEQYDWGWLDQAIETIAAEGLQVVLCTPTAAPPAWLVQQHPEILPHDARGQVRTFGSRRHYDTASRVFRGYSRRITRAMAERYGQHPAVIGWQTDNEFGWGDTARTFTPAATEAFRTWLEERYGTLDQLNEAWGNVFWSMDYTAWDQILPPNRLVADANPSHVLDFQRFCSDLTVSFQEEQVTILRELSPGRWVTHNFMGFFGGFDHYRASACLDFASWDSYPTGTLESIHEWGPGGDALALAYARTGHPDFTAFNHDLYRGMTGKPIWVMEQQCGQVNWAPYNPLPADGAVQLWTAQAWAHGADVVSYFRWRAATMAQEVMHSGLLRHDETPDRGYTEVQALSLDAFPLGDIPARVALLHDYESLWLYDVQRHAAGLSYWAQVMAYYSALRRLGQDVDILHPDSDLSGYAVIVAPALTVMTPERAAHLEQAAEHAQLVFGPRSGYRTVSGRTPEDGQPGAALARLQGVRLLNFDSLRPGLEVPVAGEDGAPFLASSWAESYRLEGAQARYRYGPGPQAGQAAVTEQGAVTVIGAHSDGLIQAVLQAVLQRAGVPVEPLPEGVRVSRRAGRTLLQNWSQTEVHLEGTVLPPTSFTLR; the protein is encoded by the coding sequence ATGACCGATGAGCGTTCCCCTCACCTCGAACTGGGTGTCTGTGATTACCCGGAGCACGTGCCGCAGGACCGCTGGGCCGTATACGCGCAGCAGCAGAAGGCGCTGGGCCTGACTTACGTGCGTATTGCGGAATTCGCGTGGGCGCTGATGGAACCGGCAAACGAGCAGTATGACTGGGGCTGGCTGGATCAGGCCATCGAGACCATCGCGGCCGAAGGCCTTCAGGTGGTGCTCTGCACCCCCACCGCAGCCCCGCCCGCCTGGCTGGTGCAGCAGCACCCGGAAATTCTGCCGCACGACGCCCGTGGCCAGGTCCGGACGTTCGGGTCACGGCGGCACTACGACACCGCCAGCCGGGTGTTCCGGGGATATTCGCGGCGCATCACGCGGGCGATGGCGGAGCGCTACGGCCAGCACCCGGCCGTGATCGGCTGGCAGACCGACAACGAGTTCGGCTGGGGCGACACCGCCCGGACCTTCACGCCGGCCGCCACCGAAGCCTTCCGCACGTGGCTGGAGGAGCGGTACGGGACGCTGGACCAGCTGAACGAGGCGTGGGGCAACGTGTTCTGGAGCATGGACTACACCGCCTGGGACCAGATCCTCCCGCCTAACCGGCTGGTGGCCGACGCCAATCCCTCGCACGTGCTGGACTTCCAGCGCTTCTGCAGCGACCTGACGGTGAGCTTTCAGGAGGAGCAGGTCACCATCCTTCGTGAGCTGTCGCCGGGCCGCTGGGTCACGCACAACTTCATGGGCTTCTTCGGCGGCTTCGACCATTACCGCGCGAGCGCCTGCCTGGACTTTGCCAGCTGGGACAGTTATCCGACCGGCACCCTGGAATCCATCCACGAGTGGGGTCCCGGCGGCGACGCGCTGGCGCTGGCCTATGCCCGCACCGGTCACCCGGATTTCACGGCCTTCAATCACGACCTGTACCGGGGCATGACCGGCAAGCCGATCTGGGTGATGGAGCAGCAGTGCGGGCAGGTGAACTGGGCGCCGTACAACCCGCTGCCGGCCGACGGCGCAGTGCAGCTGTGGACCGCGCAGGCGTGGGCACACGGGGCGGATGTGGTGAGCTACTTCCGCTGGCGCGCCGCCACCATGGCCCAGGAAGTGATGCACTCGGGCCTGCTGCGCCACGACGAGACCCCCGACCGTGGCTACACGGAGGTGCAGGCCCTGTCTCTGGATGCCTTTCCGCTGGGGGACATCCCGGCACGGGTGGCATTGCTGCACGACTACGAGAGCCTGTGGCTGTACGACGTGCAGCGGCATGCGGCCGGCCTCAGCTACTGGGCGCAGGTGATGGCCTACTACAGCGCCCTCAGGCGCCTGGGGCAGGATGTGGACATCCTGCACCCGGACAGCGACCTGAGCGGGTACGCGGTGATCGTCGCGCCGGCCCTGACCGTGATGACCCCCGAGCGGGCCGCCCATCTGGAGCAGGCGGCCGAGCACGCCCAGCTGGTGTTCGGCCCGCGCAGCGGGTACCGGACCGTCTCGGGCCGCACGCCGGAGGACGGTCAGCCGGGCGCGGCCTTGGCGCGGCTGCAGGGGGTGCGGCTGCTGAACTTCGACAGCCTGCGCCCCGGGCTGGAAGTGCCGGTGGCGGGGGAGGACGGGGCACCCTTCCTGGCGAGCAGTTGGGCGGAGAGCTACCGGCTGGAGGGGGCGCAGGCGCGGTATCGCTATGGGCCGGGGCCGCAGGCGGGGCAGGCGGCGGTGACCGAGCAGGGGGCCGTGACGGTGATCGGGGCGCACAGTGACGGGTTGATTCAGGCGGTGCTGCAGGCGGTGCTGCAGCGGGCCGGGGTGCCGGTGGAGCCGCTGCCTGAAGGCGTCCGGGTGTCCCGGCGCGCGGGCAGGACGCTGCTCCAGAACTGGAGCCAGACCGAAGTCCACCTCGAAGGGACTGTCCTCCCCCCCACCTCCTTCACCCTGCGCTGA
- a CDS encoding VanW family protein yields the protein MKRPGVLGWLLAGLGLLGPAVSAPRPALSAPGPARLRLVVVAPEPTLHEGRIEQTKLRRTLDLTLPATELAAWRSSGTAIPAALRSLYRQLETRTPQDARFFPDAEGGWTARAQTGWTVNRAVTGARVRQALQDGGREVQVALRFTPPTRTVQRLLAAGVRGHIGSGRSAFTGSPAFRVQNIRVGSALLSGQLLQPGEVFDFNRALGPIQAGRGFVPGYVITGGTLSLEDGGGICQVSTTLFRAAYTAGLPIVERHAHSHQVAYYDPPGFEATVYAPTLNFRFRNDTAGALLVQASWNLKAQTLQFDLFGVQRRVVSVSAPRVSGVIPASPPGFLADPRVAPGQAVRVDMPAQGATVRIERRITLPDGRVRHDQLLSRYRPWGGVFAVPPGDPRLKR from the coding sequence GTGAAGCGGCCGGGTGTTCTGGGCTGGCTGCTGGCTGGGCTGGGGCTGCTGGGTCCAGCGGTCAGCGCGCCGCGTCCTGCGCTGTCCGCGCCCGGTCCGGCCCGGCTGCGGCTGGTGGTGGTGGCACCGGAGCCGACCCTCCACGAGGGCCGGATAGAACAGACGAAGCTGAGGCGCACGCTGGACCTCACGCTCCCGGCCACGGAGCTGGCCGCCTGGCGCTCGTCTGGAACGGCCATTCCCGCGGCCCTGAGGTCGCTCTACCGTCAGCTGGAGACCCGAACTCCGCAGGACGCCCGCTTCTTCCCGGATGCGGAGGGCGGCTGGACTGCCCGCGCCCAGACCGGCTGGACCGTGAACCGCGCCGTCACCGGGGCGCGGGTGCGGCAGGCGCTGCAGGACGGCGGTCGTGAAGTGCAGGTGGCGCTGCGCTTCACGCCGCCGACGCGCACGGTGCAGCGGTTGCTGGCGGCCGGCGTGCGCGGCCACATCGGGTCCGGGCGGTCGGCGTTTACCGGCAGCCCGGCCTTCCGGGTCCAGAACATCCGGGTGGGCAGCGCCCTGCTGAGCGGTCAGCTGCTGCAGCCGGGCGAGGTGTTCGACTTCAACCGCGCGCTCGGCCCCATCCAGGCCGGGCGCGGCTTCGTGCCGGGCTACGTGATCACCGGCGGTACCCTCAGCCTGGAGGACGGGGGCGGCATCTGTCAGGTCAGCACCACACTGTTCCGGGCGGCCTACACGGCGGGGCTGCCGATCGTGGAGCGGCACGCCCACTCGCATCAGGTGGCGTATTACGACCCGCCCGGCTTCGAGGCCACCGTGTATGCCCCCACGCTCAACTTCCGCTTCCGCAACGACACGGCCGGGGCACTGCTGGTGCAGGCGTCCTGGAACCTGAAGGCCCAGACGCTGCAATTCGATCTGTTCGGAGTCCAGCGACGCGTGGTGAGCGTGTCGGCTCCACGGGTCAGCGGCGTGATTCCGGCGAGCCCGCCTGGCTTCCTGGCCGATCCCCGCGTGGCGCCGGGCCAGGCCGTGCGTGTGGACATGCCGGCCCAGGGCGCCACCGTCCGGATCGAGCGGCGGATCACCCTGCCGGACGGCCGGGTCCGCCACGATCAGCTGCTCAGCCGGTACCGGCCCTGGGGCGGGGTGTTCGCGGTGCCCCCCGGCGACCCCCGACTGAAGCGCTGA
- a CDS encoding fasciclin domain-containing protein, whose amino-acid sequence MKIRTAILGLALLGGAPAVAGGGAAVPGGTTIAGIVANDPNFSTLLSAVQAAGLTETLSGAGPFTVFAPTNAAFAKVPADQLNALLADPAQLKAVLLYHVVPGRVMAAQAARLTSAKTVNGASLNIMASGGMVRINNATVTKADVMASNGVIHVIDTVLLPPQ is encoded by the coding sequence ATGAAGATCAGGACTGCGATTCTGGGGCTGGCGCTGCTGGGCGGGGCACCGGCTGTGGCTGGAGGCGGCGCGGCGGTGCCGGGCGGGACGACCATTGCGGGCATCGTGGCCAACGACCCGAACTTCAGCACGCTGCTGTCGGCGGTGCAGGCGGCGGGCCTGACCGAGACGCTCAGCGGGGCCGGTCCCTTCACGGTCTTCGCGCCCACCAACGCCGCGTTCGCCAAGGTGCCGGCCGATCAGCTGAACGCGCTGCTGGCCGACCCGGCCCAGCTCAAGGCGGTGCTGCTGTACCACGTGGTGCCGGGCCGGGTCATGGCGGCCCAGGCGGCGCGGCTCACCTCGGCCAAGACGGTCAACGGCGCCAGCCTGAACATCATGGCCTCCGGCGGCATGGTCCGCATCAACAACGCGACCGTGACCAAAGCGGACGTGATGGCCAGCAACGGCGTGATCCACGTGATCGATACTGTGCTGCTGCCGCCCCAGTGA
- a CDS encoding TetR/AcrR family transcriptional regulator gives MESGSQVPPDRKEQIYRTAARLFSEAGYRATSMRDIAAALQLKAGSLYSHIESKEELLWGIVSRVADEFDEALGPSGASDAPPAERLRAALVAYTGVVTRNLEYAAVLFSEWRQLPPERQAQITRRRDAVEQVFRRILQDGVAAGVFLPDTDVKLTAVLALSGANWLPHWFNPAGDLSPEQVADRFGTLLLRGLQTPD, from the coding sequence ATGGAGTCCGGTTCCCAGGTGCCGCCCGACCGCAAGGAGCAGATCTACCGCACGGCGGCCCGGCTGTTCTCGGAGGCGGGCTACCGCGCCACCAGCATGCGCGACATTGCGGCGGCGCTGCAGCTGAAGGCCGGCAGCCTCTACTCGCACATCGAGAGCAAGGAAGAGCTGCTGTGGGGCATCGTGAGCCGGGTGGCCGACGAGTTCGACGAGGCGCTGGGACCGTCCGGCGCGTCCGATGCCCCGCCCGCCGAGCGGCTGCGCGCCGCCCTGGTGGCGTACACCGGCGTGGTGACGCGCAACCTGGAATACGCGGCGGTGCTGTTCAGTGAGTGGCGACAGCTGCCGCCGGAGCGGCAGGCGCAGATCACCCGGCGCCGGGACGCGGTGGAGCAGGTGTTCCGCCGCATCCTGCAGGACGGCGTGGCCGCCGGGGTGTTCCTGCCCGACACCGACGTGAAGCTGACGGCGGTGCTGGCGCTGTCCGGCGCAAACTGGCTGCCCCACTGGTTCAACCCGGCCGGTGACCTCAGCCCCGAGCAGGTGGCCGACCGGTTCGGCACCCTGCTGCTGCGCGGCCTTCAGACACCAGATTGA
- the paaA gene encoding 1,2-phenylacetyl-CoA epoxidase subunit PaaA, with amino-acid sequence MTEAARIHPGETPEQHAAFEARIQRGEKIEPGDWMPAEYRRQLIRMISQHAHSEVVGMLPEGEWITRAPSLRRKLILMAKVQDEAGHGQYLYHAAETLGATREAMLDALLSGQAKYSSIFNYPTRSWADVGMIGWLVDGAAIKNQTMLAGCSYGPYSRAMVRICSEETFHHKQGKEMIVTYARGTAGQRQMAQDALNRWWWPALMMLGPHDADSPNSGVLTRWGIKLKSNDEVRQQFLDEHVPELLEAGLSIPDPLLHQDEQGHWRHGPIDWSEFWAVVKGERGLNRERLATRQQAHQDGAWVREAMSAYAARTAPTA; translated from the coding sequence ATGACCGAAGCCGCACGGATTCACCCCGGCGAAACGCCGGAGCAGCACGCCGCCTTCGAGGCGCGCATTCAGCGGGGCGAGAAGATCGAGCCGGGCGACTGGATGCCGGCCGAGTACCGCCGCCAGCTGATCCGCATGATCTCGCAGCACGCCCACAGCGAGGTGGTGGGCATGCTGCCGGAGGGCGAGTGGATCACCCGCGCCCCCAGCCTGCGCCGCAAGCTGATCCTGATGGCCAAGGTGCAGGACGAGGCCGGCCACGGCCAGTACCTGTACCACGCCGCCGAGACGCTGGGCGCCACCCGCGAGGCGATGCTGGACGCGCTGCTGAGCGGTCAGGCCAAGTACAGCAGCATCTTCAACTACCCCACCCGCAGCTGGGCCGACGTGGGCATGATCGGCTGGCTGGTGGACGGCGCGGCCATCAAGAACCAGACGATGCTGGCCGGGTGCAGCTACGGCCCCTACTCGCGCGCGATGGTGCGCATCTGCAGCGAGGAAACGTTTCATCACAAGCAGGGCAAGGAGATGATCGTCACCTACGCGCGCGGCACCGCCGGACAGCGCCAGATGGCGCAGGATGCCCTGAACCGCTGGTGGTGGCCGGCGCTGATGATGCTGGGGCCGCACGACGCCGACAGCCCCAACAGCGGTGTGCTGACCCGCTGGGGCATCAAGCTGAAGAGCAACGACGAGGTGCGCCAGCAGTTTCTGGATGAGCACGTGCCGGAGCTGCTGGAGGCGGGCCTGAGCATCCCCGACCCGTTGCTGCACCAGGACGAGCAGGGCCACTGGCGGCACGGCCCGATCGACTGGAGCGAGTTCTGGGCGGTGGTGAAGGGCGAGCGCGGCCTGAACCGTGAGCGCCTCGCCACCCGCCAGCAGGCCCACCAGGACGGCGCGTGGGTGCGTGAGGCCATGAGCGCGTACGCCGCCCGCACGGCGCCCACCGCATGA
- a CDS encoding phenylacetic acid degradation protein, producing MSAGPDTQWPRWEVFKQDGPGKRHQAVGSVHAADPQHALYTARSVFARRPAAVSLWVALAQDIHAITLEQRQAGATLPGTPGPAQPYRVFGKASQRRAMTFVDDLGTVEAASPQAALEQACERYGDDLLVWWVVPEPALHRSPEDAPSLDSWFAPAQDKTYRQQGSYGLVGRHPGERRREQP from the coding sequence ATGAGCGCCGGGCCCGACACCCAGTGGCCGCGCTGGGAGGTGTTCAAGCAGGACGGCCCCGGCAAGCGGCATCAGGCGGTGGGCAGCGTGCACGCCGCCGACCCGCAGCACGCCCTGTACACCGCCCGCAGCGTCTTCGCGCGCCGGCCCGCCGCCGTCAGCCTGTGGGTGGCGCTGGCGCAGGACATCCACGCCATCACGCTGGAGCAGCGGCAGGCGGGAGCAACCCTGCCCGGTACGCCCGGCCCTGCGCAGCCGTACCGGGTGTTCGGCAAGGCCAGCCAGCGGCGGGCCATGACCTTCGTGGACGACCTCGGCACGGTGGAGGCAGCCAGCCCGCAGGCCGCGCTGGAGCAGGCGTGTGAGCGGTACGGCGACGACCTGCTGGTGTGGTGGGTGGTGCCGGAACCGGCGCTGCACCGCAGCCCCGAGGACGCGCCCAGTCTGGACAGCTGGTTTGCCCCGGCGCAGGACAAGACCTACCGCCAGCAGGGCAGCTACGGGCTGGTGGGCCGCCATCCGGGTGAGCGCCGCCGGGAGCAGCCATGA
- the paaC gene encoding 1,2-phenylacetyl-CoA epoxidase subunit PaaC: MSDPALSVAQRNALLLRLATLADDELLLAHRVGAWTGHAPILEEDIALANIAQDELGHATGWLELRRTLDGSDPDQLAFSRDASAFRHSAITELPNGDWAFTMLRQYLFDAWEALWLDAASRSHYTPLAQTAALALREERFHLEHTALWTERLALGTPESARRLSNALEELWPYALGLFEPLPGEQPGIDADLLPDVTVLKERWLMLVGGHLQRLQLTPPDTAPIPRGQHTPHLGPLLAEFQRVAREHPDVGGVVGR, from the coding sequence ATGAGTGACCCCGCCCTGAGCGTGGCACAGCGCAACGCCCTGCTGCTGCGGCTCGCCACGCTGGCCGACGATGAGCTGCTGCTGGCACACCGGGTGGGGGCCTGGACCGGCCACGCCCCGATCCTGGAAGAGGACATCGCGCTGGCGAACATCGCACAGGACGAGCTGGGCCACGCCACCGGCTGGCTGGAACTGCGGCGCACCCTGGACGGCAGCGACCCGGACCAGCTGGCCTTCTCCCGCGACGCCTCCGCCTTCCGGCACAGCGCCATCACCGAGCTGCCAAACGGCGACTGGGCCTTCACCATGCTGCGCCAGTACCTCTTCGATGCCTGGGAGGCGCTGTGGCTGGACGCGGCCTCCCGAAGCCACTACACGCCGCTGGCCCAGACCGCGGCGCTGGCGCTGCGCGAGGAACGCTTTCATCTGGAGCACACCGCCCTGTGGACCGAGCGGCTGGCACTGGGCACCCCCGAGAGCGCCCGCCGCCTGAGCAATGCTCTGGAGGAACTGTGGCCGTACGCGCTGGGCCTGTTTGAGCCGCTGCCGGGCGAGCAGCCGGGCATCGACGCCGACCTGCTGCCGGACGTAACGGTGCTCAAGGAACGCTGGCTGATGCTGGTGGGCGGGCACCTGCAGCGGCTGCAGCTGACCCCGCCGGACACGGCGCCCATACCCAGGGGCCAGCACACCCCGCACCTGGGGCCGCTGCTGGCCGAGTTCCAGCGGGTGGCCCGCGAGCACCCGGACGTCGGCGGGGTGGTAGGGAGATGA
- the paaD gene encoding 1,2-phenylacetyl-CoA epoxidase subunit PaaD, producing the protein MTTVQPVEADVWRALSEVPDPELPVVNIVELGMVRGVTVEGGQVRVQFTPTFSGCPAVQVIRDDIRRAVAQLGASDVQVDTVISPPWSSADLHDSARRKLQQAGIAPPAPAPSGLDLIRLEAPPVACPHCGSTDTRVTSTFGSALCKRMYVCQHCREPFEGLKSL; encoded by the coding sequence ATGACGACCGTGCAGCCGGTGGAAGCCGACGTGTGGCGGGCGCTCTCGGAGGTGCCGGACCCGGAACTGCCGGTGGTGAACATCGTGGAACTGGGGATGGTGCGGGGCGTGACCGTGGAGGGCGGGCAGGTGCGGGTGCAGTTCACGCCCACCTTTTCCGGCTGCCCCGCCGTGCAGGTGATCCGCGACGACATCCGCCGGGCCGTGGCGCAGCTGGGGGCCAGCGACGTGCAGGTCGATACGGTCATCAGCCCGCCGTGGAGCAGCGCCGACCTGCACGACTCGGCCCGCCGCAAGCTGCAGCAGGCCGGCATCGCCCCGCCTGCCCCCGCCCCGTCCGGCCTGGACCTGATCCGGCTGGAAGCCCCCCCGGTGGCCTGCCCGCACTGTGGCAGCACCGACACCCGCGTCACCTCCACCTTCGGTTCGGCGCTGTGCAAACGCATGTACGTCTGCCAGCACTGCCGCGAACCGTTCGAGGGGCTCAAGAGCCTCTGA
- the paaZ gene encoding phenylacetic acid degradation bifunctional protein PaaZ: MTTLIRPLQVASYVSGQWHAALGGQEIRDAAYGRPVAYVSSEGVDFAATLRYARQQGGRALRRTTFQDRARMLRALAVYLNERKAEFSALSHHTGATRRDNLVDIDGGIGTLFSYASLARRELPSQPFLLEDDVSVLGKGGTFLGRHVLVPREGVALHINAYNFPVWGMLEKIAPTLIAGLPAIVKPASQTAYVTEAVVRAIHASGLLPDGALQLICGDTGDLLDHLEEQDVVTFTGSAATASKLKVHPTIVGRSVPFNTEADSLNCIVLGRTVTPDAPEFSLFVREVVNEMTSKAGQKCTAIRRVIVPEGMQEPVAAAIRERLAGITVGDPSRDDVRMGPLVSAAQRDNVRGVVEQLRAETELLIGQDTLDLLGGDPDAGAFMAPTLLLSREPLHGRAVHELEAFGPVATLLPYRTLDDAAELARLGRGSLAGSIVTHDRDEARALFFGMASAHGRILVLNRDDARENTGHGSPLPHLKHGGPGRAGGGEELGGLRAVRHYLQRTALQADPTTLQALTGEYVRGAEVHEDRLHPFRKTFEELQVGDSLLTPRRTVTEGDVSAFAALSGDRFYAHTDEIAARESLFGQRVAHGYFILSAAAGLFVDPGVGPVLANYGLEGLRFIEPVGFGDTIRARLTVHSKTARDQKAGEPPSGVVKWQVDVTNQHDTLVATYQLLTLVARAPQDQ, encoded by the coding sequence ATGACCACCCTGATCCGGCCCCTGCAGGTCGCCTCCTACGTTTCCGGCCAGTGGCACGCCGCCCTGGGCGGCCAGGAGATCCGTGACGCCGCCTATGGCCGCCCGGTGGCCTACGTGTCCAGCGAGGGCGTGGACTTCGCGGCCACGCTGCGCTACGCCCGCCAGCAGGGGGGCCGCGCCCTGCGCCGCACCACCTTCCAGGACCGCGCCCGGATGCTGCGCGCCCTGGCCGTGTACCTCAACGAGCGCAAGGCCGAGTTCTCGGCGCTGTCGCACCACACCGGCGCCACCCGCCGCGACAACCTGGTGGACATCGACGGCGGCATCGGCACGCTCTTCAGCTACGCCAGCCTCGCGCGCCGGGAGCTGCCGTCCCAGCCGTTTCTGCTGGAAGATGACGTGAGCGTGCTGGGCAAGGGCGGCACCTTCCTGGGACGGCACGTGCTGGTCCCGCGTGAGGGCGTGGCGCTGCACATCAACGCCTACAACTTCCCGGTGTGGGGCATGCTGGAAAAGATCGCGCCCACCTTGATCGCCGGGCTGCCGGCCATCGTGAAGCCCGCCTCGCAGACCGCCTACGTGACCGAAGCCGTGGTGCGGGCCATCCACGCGTCGGGTCTGCTGCCGGACGGCGCGCTGCAGCTGATCTGCGGCGACACCGGCGACCTGCTGGACCACCTGGAGGAGCAGGACGTGGTGACCTTCACCGGCTCGGCCGCCACCGCGAGCAAGCTCAAGGTTCACCCGACCATCGTGGGCCGCAGCGTGCCGTTCAATACCGAGGCCGACTCGCTCAACTGCATCGTGCTGGGCCGCACCGTCACGCCGGACGCGCCGGAGTTCTCGCTGTTCGTGCGCGAGGTGGTGAACGAGATGACCAGCAAGGCCGGCCAGAAGTGCACGGCCATCCGCCGGGTGATCGTGCCGGAGGGCATGCAGGAGCCGGTAGCGGCGGCCATCCGCGAGCGGCTGGCGGGCATCACGGTGGGCGACCCCAGCCGGGACGACGTACGGATGGGGCCGCTGGTCAGCGCGGCGCAGCGCGACAACGTGCGGGGCGTGGTGGAGCAGCTGCGGGCGGAAACCGAGCTGCTGATCGGCCAGGACACCCTGGACCTGCTGGGCGGCGACCCGGACGCCGGGGCGTTCATGGCACCCACCTTGCTGCTCAGCCGCGAGCCGCTGCACGGCCGGGCGGTGCATGAACTGGAAGCGTTCGGGCCGGTGGCGACCCTGCTGCCCTACCGCACGCTGGATGACGCGGCCGAGCTGGCCCGCCTGGGACGCGGCAGCCTGGCTGGCAGCATCGTGACCCATGACCGCGACGAGGCCCGGGCCCTGTTCTTCGGGATGGCCAGCGCGCACGGCCGCATCCTGGTGCTCAACCGCGACGACGCCCGCGAGAACACCGGCCACGGCTCGCCGCTGCCCCACCTGAAGCACGGCGGCCCCGGCCGGGCCGGCGGCGGCGAGGAGCTGGGCGGCCTGCGGGCGGTGCGGCATTACCTGCAGCGCACCGCCCTGCAGGCGGACCCCACCACCCTTCAGGCGCTGACCGGCGAGTACGTGCGCGGCGCTGAGGTGCACGAGGACCGGCTGCACCCCTTCCGCAAGACCTTCGAGGAGCTGCAGGTGGGCGACAGCCTGCTCACCCCGCGCCGCACCGTGACCGAGGGCGACGTGAGCGCCTTCGCCGCGCTGAGCGGCGACCGCTTCTACGCCCACACCGACGAGATCGCGGCCCGCGAGAGCCTGTTCGGGCAGCGGGTGGCGCACGGCTACTTCATCCTGAGCGCCGCCGCCGGCCTGTTCGTGGACCCCGGCGTGGGGCCGGTGCTGGCCAACTACGGCCTGGAGGGCCTGCGCTTCATCGAGCCGGTGGGTTTCGGGGACACCATCCGCGCCCGCCTGACGGTCCACAGCAAGACGGCCCGCGACCAGAAGGCCGGCGAGCCGCCGAGCGGCGTGGTGAAGTGGCAGGTGGACGTGACCAACCAGCACGACACGCTGGTGGCGACCTACCAGCTGCTGACCCTGGTGGCGAGGGCCCCTCAGGACCAATAA